The following proteins come from a genomic window of Streptococcus oralis:
- a CDS encoding flavodoxin translates to MALAKIVFASMTGNTEEIADIVADKLRDLGLDVDVDECTTVDASDFLEADIAIVATYTYGDGELPDEMMDFYEDLADLNLNGKIYGVVGSGDTFYDEFCKAVDDFDRVFVATGAEKGSECVKVDLSAEEEDIERLEQFAEELAAKVG, encoded by the coding sequence ATGGCATTAGCAAAAATTGTATTTGCCAGTATGACCGGTAATACCGAAGAAATTGCAGATATTGTAGCAGATAAATTGCGTGATTTGGGCTTGGATGTCGATGTTGATGAATGTACGACTGTTGACGCTTCAGACTTCTTGGAAGCGGACATCGCTATCGTTGCGACTTACACTTACGGAGATGGAGAATTGCCAGATGAGATGATGGACTTCTATGAAGACCTAGCAGACCTCAACTTGAATGGTAAAATCTACGGAGTGGTCGGTTCAGGTGACACCTTCTACGACGAATTTTGTAAGGCTGTTGATGACTTTGATCGCGTTTTTGTAGCGACAGGAGCAGAAAAAGGTTCAGAGTGTGTTAAAGTTGATCTTTCTGCCGAAGAAGAAGACATCGAACGTTTGGAACAATTCGCAGAAGAATTGGCTGCAAAAGTAGGATAA
- a CDS encoding DHH family phosphoesterase: MEICQQILEKIKEYDTIIIHRHMKPDPDALGSQVGLKALLNHHFPEKTIKAVGYNEPTLTWMAEMDTVQDSDYQGALAIICDTANRPRIDDKRYEQADFTIKIDHHPNDDVYGDLSWVDTSSSSASEMITLFAQENQLALSSEAARLLYAGIVGDTGRFLYPSTSARTFRIAAQLREVDFDFAGLSRQMDTMSFKIAKLQGYVYDHLEVDENGAARVLLSQEILKQYNVTDAETAAIVGAPGRIDTVKAWAIFVEQNDGHFRVRMRSKITPINDIAKQHDGGGHPLASGANSYSLEENEIIYQKLKNLLKN, encoded by the coding sequence ATGGAAATTTGCCAGCAAATTTTAGAGAAAATCAAAGAATACGATACTATTATCATTCATCGTCATATGAAACCAGACCCTGATGCCTTGGGAAGTCAGGTAGGCTTGAAAGCCTTGCTCAATCACCATTTTCCAGAAAAGACCATCAAAGCTGTTGGTTATAATGAACCGACTTTGACTTGGATGGCAGAAATGGATACTGTCCAAGATAGTGACTACCAAGGTGCTCTTGCTATTATTTGTGATACAGCGAATCGTCCGCGTATCGATGATAAACGCTATGAACAAGCTGATTTTACCATCAAAATCGATCACCATCCAAATGATGATGTTTATGGTGACCTATCTTGGGTGGATACAAGTTCAAGCAGTGCTAGTGAAATGATTACTCTATTTGCTCAAGAAAATCAGCTGGCTTTGTCTAGTGAAGCGGCACGACTTCTCTATGCAGGAATTGTCGGGGACACTGGGCGTTTTCTCTACCCGTCAACTAGTGCTCGTACCTTTAGAATAGCTGCCCAGCTCCGAGAAGTTGATTTTGACTTTGCTGGATTGTCTCGTCAAATGGATACCATGAGCTTCAAGATTGCAAAACTTCAAGGCTATGTCTATGATCACTTAGAAGTTGATGAAAATGGAGCTGCTCGCGTTCTTCTCAGTCAAGAAATCTTGAAACAGTACAATGTTACCGACGCTGAAACCGCAGCGATTGTCGGTGCACCTGGTCGAATTGATACTGTTAAGGCTTGGGCTATCTTTGTTGAACAAAATGATGGCCACTTCCGCGTTCGTATGCGCAGTAAAATCACCCCTATCAATGACATTGCCAAACAACACGACGGAGGAGGACACCCATTAGCCAGTGGCGCCAATTCCTATAGTCTAGAAGAAAACGAAATCATCTACCAAAAACTAAAAAACTTGCTTAAAAACTGA
- the crcB gene encoding fluoride efflux transporter CrcB, with protein MVIIYLAIACGFGALVRYFFSRYNQSSKLPLGTLIANLLGCFLIGLLYNHVESKEVYAILATGFCGGLTTFSTLNDELQRLLSDKKVFYSYLVLTYIGGFLAIFLGILLCKCLVF; from the coding sequence ATGGTAATCATCTATCTTGCAATCGCCTGTGGCTTTGGAGCCCTAGTGCGCTATTTCTTTTCCCGATACAATCAATCCTCGAAATTGCCCCTAGGAACTCTCATAGCCAATCTTCTCGGTTGTTTTTTGATTGGCTTGCTCTACAACCATGTGGAGTCCAAGGAAGTCTATGCTATCCTAGCGACAGGTTTCTGTGGTGGGTTGACGACCTTTTCAACCTTGAATGATGAGCTGCAAAGACTACTTAGTGACAAGAAGGTATTTTATAGCTATTTAGTCTTAACCTACATAGGTGGTTTTCTAGCGATTTTTTTAGGAATTCTGCTATGTAAGTGTCTAGTGTTTTGA
- a CDS encoding chorismate mutase — MDLDSIRQEIDQIDDQIVKLLEERMHLVEGVVAYKKASGKPILDSKREEVIFEKVKNRVEDKRYQETIVATFSDILKRSRDYQDQNIK, encoded by the coding sequence ATGGATTTAGATAGTATTCGGCAAGAAATTGATCAAATTGACGATCAAATCGTCAAGCTCCTGGAAGAAAGAATGCATTTAGTTGAAGGGGTTGTCGCTTATAAAAAAGCATCTGGTAAACCAATCTTAGATTCTAAGAGAGAAGAAGTTATTTTTGAAAAAGTCAAAAATCGAGTAGAAGATAAGCGCTATCAGGAGACCATTGTTGCGACTTTTTCAGACATTCTCAAACGTTCGCGTGATTATCAGGATCAAAACATCAAATGA
- a CDS encoding replication initiator protein A produces the protein MADITIDQLSTQTFYQIPEIFFTRIQHNENGYIKLTSSYTGLSSDAKLAYGALYNRCKLSISSFQKGNRDYVDENGAVFLIFTVSDLMLLLDKGKMKVTKIKKELQEHGLLREVRQGLNKPNRLYLQLVDANLEIVEHYSIDGELLKRIDAFGKVLYEKECDIEKTPKPLGNSGSPQNGRPQNGLQNVHKTDGINTERSQTESSYDTNRYEGESSLSGLSISEAFKMGQHGFLSPQLVQKLSMFGKDAKILENKIYQSKRQVEKNYNNLLAGQEIYGEVWLQDLERELDKLIFKIKTGEAEGKSIQNVPAYFYKMMIRFWKMALLIEKEQGFMELSGQSEHARKFPDECPGLIAYYYPDKLSETKLNSYLSELSKGVETC, from the coding sequence ATGGCGGATATCACGATTGATCAACTATCAACACAAACTTTTTATCAAATTCCAGAAATCTTTTTCACTCGTATTCAACATAATGAGAACGGCTACATCAAATTGACTAGTTCCTATACTGGTCTTTCATCTGATGCCAAGTTAGCATATGGCGCTCTCTATAATCGTTGTAAATTAAGTATCAGTTCTTTTCAGAAGGGAAATAGAGATTACGTTGATGAGAACGGAGCAGTCTTTCTAATTTTTACAGTATCTGATTTGATGTTGTTACTGGATAAGGGAAAGATGAAGGTTACCAAGATTAAGAAAGAACTGCAAGAACATGGTCTCTTACGAGAAGTTAGGCAGGGCCTCAATAAACCCAACAGACTTTATCTTCAGCTAGTAGATGCTAATTTAGAAATAGTGGAGCACTATTCAATCGATGGTGAGTTGTTAAAGAGGATAGATGCTTTTGGTAAAGTTCTCTATGAAAAAGAGTGTGATATAGAAAAAACACCAAAACCCCTCGGTAATAGCGGAAGTCCACAAAACGGACGTCCACAAAATGGACTTCAAAACGTCCATAAAACGGACGGAATAAATACAGAGAGGAGTCAGACAGAGTCCTCATACGATACTAATCGATACGAGGGCGAGTCATCTTTATCTGGTTTATCAATTTCTGAAGCATTTAAAATGGGGCAACATGGTTTTCTTTCTCCTCAACTAGTTCAGAAACTCAGTATGTTTGGAAAAGATGCAAAAATTCTTGAAAATAAAATCTATCAATCGAAACGTCAAGTTGAGAAGAATTACAACAACCTCTTAGCCGGTCAGGAAATTTATGGAGAGGTTTGGCTGCAAGATCTTGAACGTGAGCTTGATAAATTGATTTTCAAAATTAAAACAGGAGAGGCTGAAGGAAAATCAATCCAGAATGTCCCAGCCTACTTCTACAAAATGATGATTCGCTTCTGGAAAATGGCTCTACTTATCGAAAAAGAACAGGGATTTATGGAGCTATCAGGACAAAGTGAGCACGCTAGAAAATTCCCTGATGAGTGCCCTGGTCTGATTGCATACTATTATCCAGATAAATTGTCGGAGACGAAACTCAATAGCTATTTATCAGAATTGTCTAAGGGAGTTGAAACATGTTAA
- a CDS encoding thiopurine S-methyltransferase, with product MGLFNHQERINRGQAMKATPSQPVQEIEMIVEYFDKTVDSISVTSNLEELEKLVSSSFGTGASMNFPSATPPFSINPRWVKKITYQTK from the coding sequence ATGGGATTGTTTAATCATCAAGAGAGAATTAACAGAGGACAAGCTATGAAAGCTACACCTTCCCAACCAGTTCAAGAGATTGAAATGATTGTAGAGTATTTTGATAAAACGGTAGACAGTATTTCCGTCACTTCCAACTTAGAGGAACTAGAAAAATTGGTATCAAGTTCATTTGGAACAGGAGCGAGTATGAATTTTCCATCAGCGACTCCACCGTTTTCTATCAATCCTAGATGGGTGAAGAAGATAACCTATCAGACAAAATAA
- a CDS encoding type II toxin-antitoxin system RelE/ParE family toxin yields MVYKVIASKEVEQAIDNIHDYIATVLLSPQSAKNTVAKILDSLKSLEIFPEAGFDDNEKIGVKINSKYPTRGKIIDQYVLLYFIDQKRNTVFLSHLFHTKSDYVTLLQKGNKKKPKYLRQLS; encoded by the coding sequence ATGGTTTATAAAGTGATTGCTTCAAAAGAGGTCGAGCAAGCTATCGACAATATACACGACTATATAGCTACGGTACTTCTATCTCCTCAATCTGCCAAAAATACTGTGGCTAAAATTTTAGACAGCTTAAAAAGTTTAGAAATCTTTCCTGAAGCAGGTTTTGATGATAATGAGAAAATCGGAGTAAAGATTAACAGCAAGTATCCCACACGAGGAAAAATTATTGACCAATATGTTTTGCTTTACTTCATCGACCAAAAACGAAACACTGTTTTTTTATCTCACCTATTCCACACAAAAAGCGACTATGTCACTTTGCTACAAAAAGGCAATAAAAAAAAGCCCAAATACTTGAGACAACTTTCTTAA
- the crcB gene encoding fluoride efflux transporter CrcB, translated as MKKEQFYPLGIFLAAMLGGLVRYLVSTWLPASPDFPWGTLLVNYLGIFYLVYLVKGYLAYKGTSKGLVLALGTGFCGGLTTFSSLMLDAVKLLDTGRYLSLISYLLLSIGGGLLLAYILGRKKW; from the coding sequence ATGAAAAAAGAACAATTTTATCCGCTAGGGATTTTTCTGGCTGCTATGTTGGGAGGTCTTGTCCGCTATCTGGTTTCCACTTGGTTACCAGCTAGTCCAGACTTTCCTTGGGGTACCCTCCTTGTCAACTATCTGGGTATTTTCTACCTGGTCTATCTGGTAAAAGGCTATCTGGCCTATAAGGGAACCAGCAAGGGCTTGGTTTTGGCGCTTGGGACAGGATTTTGTGGTGGCCTGACAACCTTTTCTAGTCTAATGCTTGATGCCGTGAAATTGCTCGATACCGGGCGTTATCTTAGCTTAATTAGCTATCTGCTTTTGAGTATTGGAGGAGGTCTGCTATTGGCTTATATTCTAGGGAGGAAGAAATGGTAA
- a CDS encoding SEC10/PgrA surface exclusion domain-containing protein, translated as MEMMNEVKKFMLASAIATAAVGVTTQASAEEVKPAEPISGSQQKTATQKTITETDIVISKANVEQASSVVKTQEEIVKTAQNEVNDAEKVVEEATEAVTQAEKAVQEATPKNIQDAKEDVSAKEAAEKKAQEELSSAEEEQKLAEKNVTDQEANVTEATRKLADKTKEVTDAEQIVAEKQAILDGTGVAGIVANAEAAERNLERSEKAESQARQDLLLAKEADDQRASKLKQAEDEVTTTEATRLVKAEELDQATTHATNVENQYRVAKENLSKAQSILDSLTTTSITYPAGYVEALKAYFNNPTEENSNKLQEIAKKGMTAAGFSSPDGGETYYGNPTSPFKQSEADKKTVITDVNHLSAEVQDELAAFNAHMINDFRRLMGTDDIPVLVNRDMQKVAQKATQLSTNQYGHDLDALNIVAKEVGLNQGNQGLLAENIGFQNAGDVVTLADLKQQAYNNMIMMLFYDKHADWGHALNFAGLDRKSVTLQYIGVATRKTDLGLIAMHYVGTDSKTIDLLKNDFHQNVKVDTKNNLASLQERIQVARNSVAQAQDTYDTAKTNRKDALARKKQAQTEYTQAEVAAQNAVTNRKAIQNIALKTPEAKAKLKQAEENLEKAGLENKQAQEALEQLNADVQNKREVLALAKDKLVKKQTERKSLNEALTAEKEALIAKQGDLTRIKELVLNRQTLLSESTKALKASKERVEVLKNAPQLLEKAKVNLEAAQEVLKEKKSVLELALAKLETAKAGQRKVLEAHKELLSAYRDYLEAQLEIERQEKLAAQKASIERSGGHPIPVFQNGKIVKYVQDQVENQASEVKNPVYQAPAATYELPKTGEKTSSLWFLGMVTISLLSLLKIKRESKEN; from the coding sequence ATGGAAATGATGAATGAAGTTAAGAAATTTATGTTGGCTAGCGCAATTGCAACCGCAGCGGTTGGAGTAACGACTCAGGCTTCCGCAGAAGAAGTAAAGCCTGCAGAGCCAATTTCAGGGAGCCAACAGAAGACAGCAACTCAAAAAACAATTACAGAAACCGATATCGTTATCTCCAAAGCAAATGTGGAACAGGCAAGCTCAGTTGTAAAAACCCAGGAGGAGATTGTAAAAACAGCTCAAAACGAGGTAAACGATGCAGAGAAAGTAGTAGAAGAAGCTACAGAAGCTGTTACTCAAGCGGAGAAAGCTGTCCAGGAAGCTACTCCTAAAAATATCCAGGATGCAAAAGAAGATGTCTCTGCAAAAGAGGCTGCTGAGAAGAAGGCTCAAGAAGAACTGTCCTCTGCTGAAGAGGAACAAAAGCTAGCTGAAAAGAATGTTACTGATCAGGAAGCAAATGTCACAGAAGCTACGAGAAAGCTTGCTGACAAAACAAAAGAAGTTACAGATGCAGAACAAATTGTAGCTGAAAAACAGGCTATTTTAGACGGAACTGGAGTTGCAGGCATTGTTGCCAACGCTGAAGCGGCTGAGCGAAACTTAGAAAGGAGCGAAAAAGCCGAATCACAAGCTCGACAAGATTTGCTACTCGCTAAAGAAGCAGATGATCAACGTGCTTCTAAACTGAAACAGGCAGAAGATGAAGTAACGACTACAGAAGCAACTAGATTAGTGAAAGCGGAGGAACTAGATCAAGCAACCACTCACGCTACTAACGTTGAAAATCAGTATCGAGTAGCTAAAGAGAATCTATCTAAGGCTCAAAGTATCCTGGATAGTTTGACAACGACCTCTATCACTTATCCTGCTGGCTATGTAGAAGCTTTAAAGGCTTACTTCAATAACCCCACTGAAGAAAATTCAAATAAGTTACAAGAAATTGCCAAGAAAGGAATGACTGCTGCTGGCTTTAGTTCGCCAGATGGTGGTGAGACTTATTACGGCAATCCAACTTCTCCATTTAAGCAGAGTGAAGCAGATAAAAAGACTGTGATTACTGATGTCAATCATTTATCTGCTGAAGTTCAAGATGAACTTGCTGCTTTCAATGCGCATATGATCAATGATTTTCGTAGATTGATGGGAACAGATGATATTCCAGTTTTAGTGAATCGTGATATGCAGAAAGTGGCACAGAAAGCAACTCAACTATCTACTAATCAGTACGGCCATGACCTAGATGCTTTGAATATAGTTGCGAAAGAAGTTGGTTTGAATCAAGGGAATCAAGGCCTACTTGCTGAAAACATAGGCTTTCAAAATGCAGGTGATGTAGTAACATTAGCTGATCTGAAACAACAGGCATACAACAACATGATTATGATGCTGTTTTATGATAAACATGCTGATTGGGGCCATGCTTTAAACTTTGCAGGACTAGATCGTAAGTCAGTCACGCTACAATATATCGGTGTAGCAACCCGAAAGACAGATCTTGGTTTGATTGCGATGCACTATGTTGGAACAGATTCTAAAACAATTGATTTGCTGAAAAATGATTTCCATCAAAATGTTAAAGTTGATACTAAGAACAATCTGGCTAGTCTTCAGGAAAGAATTCAAGTAGCTAGAAATTCTGTGGCACAAGCTCAGGATACTTATGATACTGCGAAAACGAATCGTAAAGATGCTCTAGCTAGAAAAAAACAAGCACAGACAGAATATACTCAAGCAGAAGTTGCTGCGCAAAATGCGGTGACTAATCGTAAAGCCATTCAGAATATTGCTTTAAAAACTCCTGAAGCGAAAGCTAAATTGAAACAGGCAGAAGAAAATCTTGAAAAAGCTGGTTTAGAAAATAAACAAGCGCAAGAGGCTTTGGAACAGTTGAATGCGGACGTACAAAACAAACGTGAAGTACTTGCGTTAGCTAAAGATAAACTAGTTAAAAAACAAACTGAAAGGAAATCACTGAATGAAGCTTTGACTGCTGAGAAAGAGGCATTGATTGCTAAACAAGGTGACCTTACTCGAATTAAAGAACTTGTCCTCAATCGTCAAACCTTACTTTCAGAATCAACTAAAGCCTTAAAAGCATCAAAAGAGCGAGTGGAAGTTTTGAAGAATGCCCCTCAGCTCTTAGAAAAGGCTAAAGTTAATCTAGAAGCTGCTCAAGAAGTTTTGAAAGAAAAGAAATCAGTTCTTGAGTTAGCACTAGCAAAACTAGAAACTGCGAAAGCAGGTCAAAGAAAGGTATTGGAGGCTCATAAAGAGTTGTTGTCGGCTTATCGTGATTATCTGGAAGCACAACTGGAAATCGAGCGCCAAGAAAAATTGGCTGCTCAGAAAGCTAGTATTGAGCGATCTGGAGGGCATCCGATTCCAGTATTTCAAAATGGTAAGATTGTGAAGTATGTGCAAGATCAAGTTGAAAATCAAGCATCAGAAGTGAAAAATCCAGTCTATCAAGCACCTGCTGCAACATACGAATTACCTAAAACAGGGGAAAAAACTTCTAGTCTTTGGTTCTTGGGGATGGTAACTATTTCACTTTTGAGTTTGTTGAAAATCAAACGAGAATCTAAGGAAAACTAA
- a CDS encoding type II toxin-antitoxin system RelB/DinJ family antitoxin, with the protein MAINLSKQYNFKLNEATMEQARAIIKEKGMTMTDAISLFVEQIVLEQDLPIKTAEDLHREQLIEELQAQSERALREYEAGEGTSLDDMRVRYGL; encoded by the coding sequence ATGGCTATAAATTTATCGAAACAATACAATTTTAAACTGAATGAAGCCACTATGGAGCAAGCTAGAGCCATTATCAAGGAAAAGGGGATGACCATGACAGATGCTATTTCTTTATTTGTGGAGCAAATAGTCCTGGAGCAAGATTTGCCTATTAAGACGGCCGAAGATCTACATAGAGAACAGTTGATTGAAGAATTACAAGCCCAATCTGAACGTGCCTTGAGAGAATACGAAGCAGGAGAAGGGACTTCCCTAGACGATATGAGGGTACGCTATGGTTTATAA
- a CDS encoding type B 50S ribosomal protein L31 produces MKKDIHPEYRPVVFMDTTTGYKFLSGSTKRSNETVEFEGETYPLIRVEISSDSHPFYTGRQKFTQADGRVDRFNKKYGLK; encoded by the coding sequence ATGAAAAAAGATATCCATCCAGAATATCGCCCAGTTGTCTTCATGGACACAACTACTGGTTACAAATTCCTTAGCGGTTCAACAAAACGCTCTAACGAAACTGTTGAGTTCGAAGGCGAAACTTACCCATTGATCCGTGTGGAAATTTCATCAGACTCACACCCATTCTACACTGGACGTCAAAAGTTCACTCAAGCAGATGGACGCGTGGATCGTTTCAACAAAAAATACGGTCTCAAATAA
- a CDS encoding DUF2786 domain-containing protein, which yields MDNKIIEKIQNLLELAYDAPNDEEGQTALLMAQRLMVKHNLSMNDLTNSKTQKDIGETIGTWEYRLPWWQEKLAGILGENFRCKTIRRRLPEDGITQIIFFGYQSDAEFCSKVYEGALLYLKYRLKRLFPTVSRARWKDYKKSYLLGFLNGIDQRFQDQAQSSEEFGLMVKIPAEVLEEQHRRMGSLNNRTINVKVDVDYEAYIAGFENAKETSLLSEELLQV from the coding sequence ATGGATAATAAAATTATTGAGAAGATACAAAATCTTTTAGAGTTAGCTTACGATGCACCAAACGATGAAGAGGGGCAGACTGCCCTTCTGATGGCTCAAAGACTTATGGTGAAGCATAATCTTTCTATGAATGATTTAACGAATAGTAAAACTCAAAAAGATATTGGTGAAACAATAGGAACATGGGAATACAGACTTCCATGGTGGCAAGAAAAGTTGGCAGGTATTTTAGGTGAAAATTTTAGATGTAAAACGATAAGAAGACGACTTCCTGAAGACGGCATCACACAGATAATTTTCTTTGGATATCAATCTGATGCTGAATTTTGTAGCAAGGTTTACGAAGGTGCGCTCTTATACCTTAAATATCGGCTGAAACGACTTTTCCCTACAGTCTCAAGAGCAAGATGGAAAGACTATAAGAAATCGTACTTACTAGGTTTCTTAAACGGAATAGATCAACGTTTTCAGGACCAGGCTCAATCATCAGAAGAATTTGGTTTGATGGTAAAAATCCCAGCAGAAGTTTTGGAAGAACAACATCGTCGCATGGGAAGTTTAAATAATAGAACCATTAATGTTAAAGTTGACGTTGATTATGAGGCCTATATTGCTGGTTTTGAAAACGCAAAAGAGACTAGCTTGCTATCAGAAGAATTACTACAAGTATGA